One region of Mycolicibacterium lutetiense genomic DNA includes:
- a CDS encoding SDR family NAD(P)-dependent oxidoreductase: MDIEGSVAIVTGGGSGIGRALAEGLARAGARVVIGDLNTAARTAEHIRGTGGAAVGMRADAGDSTDIAALITLAENRYGPVDIYVANAGIIGAPGLGTDESWDSIIDINLRSHVRAAQVLVPQWQSRGGGYFVSVASAAGLLSQIGAAGYAVTKHAAVGFAEWLAITYGDDGIGVSCVCPLGVDTPLLDAVRASADPDSAAGAASIVQSGAVISAQDVAAATVEAVQSDRFLVLPHLQVLDMYRRKGSDYDRWIAGMRRYQRSLRAGR; the protein is encoded by the coding sequence ATGGATATCGAGGGCAGCGTCGCGATCGTCACCGGCGGCGGTTCGGGGATCGGCCGGGCCTTGGCCGAGGGGTTGGCCCGGGCCGGGGCCCGCGTGGTGATCGGTGATCTGAACACGGCCGCCCGCACGGCCGAGCACATCCGCGGCACCGGCGGTGCGGCCGTCGGGATGCGGGCCGACGCAGGCGATTCCACCGATATCGCCGCGCTGATCACCCTCGCGGAGAACCGCTACGGACCGGTCGACATCTATGTCGCCAACGCCGGGATCATCGGGGCGCCGGGTCTCGGCACCGACGAGAGCTGGGATTCGATTATCGACATCAACCTGCGCTCCCACGTCCGAGCGGCGCAGGTGCTTGTCCCGCAATGGCAGTCGCGCGGCGGCGGGTACTTCGTGTCGGTCGCCTCAGCAGCCGGCCTGCTATCCCAGATCGGGGCGGCCGGATATGCCGTCACCAAGCACGCGGCGGTCGGATTCGCCGAATGGCTGGCGATCACGTACGGCGATGACGGCATCGGGGTCAGCTGTGTATGCCCGTTGGGGGTGGACACCCCGCTACTCGACGCGGTGCGGGCGTCGGCGGATCCGGATTCCGCGGCCGGCGCCGCGTCGATTGTGCAGTCCGGTGCGGTGATCAGTGCCCAGGATGTCGCGGCAGCCACGGTCGAGGCAGTGCAGTCGGACCGTTTTCTCGTGCTACCCCACCTTCAGGTGCTCGACATGTACCGCCGCAAGGGGTCCGACTACGACCGGTGGATCGCGGGGATGCGCCGCTACCAGCGGTCACTGCGCGCCGGCCGATGA
- a CDS encoding lipase maturation factor family protein gives MEWFNADEYWLARQVLQRGTAAIYLIAFIVAARQFRGLLGERGLLPITRFLAVNSFRSAPSVFQLHYSDRFFVAVCVAGAVLSAALLAGFGDVVPLWAAMLIWLLVWVLYLSIVNVGQAWYSFGWESLLLEAGFLVTFLGNDDVAPPLLVLWLARWLLFRVEFGAGLIKLRGDRCWRNLTCLYYHHETQPMPGPLSWFFHHLPKPLHRIEVAGNHFAQLVVPFALFAPQPVASGAAFVVIITQLWLVASGNFAWLNWITIVLAFSAVSDSSAAVLLPLSEHQFGQTPVWFAVVVVGFAVAVACLSYWPLRNLISKRQRMNASYNRYHLVNSYGAFGTVGRTRDEVVLEGTSDTSLGEHTVWKEYEFKGKPGDVRRRPRQFAPYHLRLDWLMWFAAISPAYAQGWLRMLLTRLLENDRDALKLLRCNPFPDEAPRYVRARLYRYEFSTWTELRRDHVWWHRISLGVYVPPQSLPSAGRSSAGAQ, from the coding sequence ATGGAATGGTTCAACGCAGACGAATATTGGTTGGCCCGACAGGTGTTGCAGCGGGGGACCGCCGCGATCTACCTGATCGCGTTCATCGTGGCGGCCCGGCAGTTCCGCGGGCTCCTCGGTGAACGGGGCCTGCTGCCGATAACCCGGTTCCTGGCCGTCAACTCATTCCGCAGCGCCCCCAGTGTGTTTCAGCTGCACTATTCGGACCGCTTCTTCGTCGCAGTGTGCGTAGCCGGGGCGGTGCTCTCCGCGGCCCTGCTCGCCGGCTTCGGCGACGTGGTGCCGCTGTGGGCCGCGATGCTGATCTGGCTGCTCGTGTGGGTGCTGTACCTGTCGATCGTCAACGTGGGCCAGGCGTGGTATTCGTTCGGGTGGGAATCCCTGCTGCTGGAGGCCGGGTTCCTGGTCACTTTCCTGGGCAACGACGACGTGGCCCCTCCACTACTGGTGCTGTGGCTGGCCCGCTGGCTGCTGTTCCGCGTCGAGTTCGGCGCGGGGCTGATCAAACTGCGCGGCGACCGGTGCTGGCGCAACCTGACCTGTCTCTACTACCACCACGAGACCCAACCGATGCCCGGCCCGCTGAGCTGGTTCTTCCACCACCTGCCCAAACCGCTGCATCGAATCGAGGTGGCGGGCAACCACTTCGCCCAACTCGTCGTGCCGTTTGCGCTGTTCGCCCCGCAGCCGGTGGCCAGTGGGGCGGCATTCGTCGTCATCATCACCCAGCTGTGGCTGGTCGCATCGGGCAACTTCGCCTGGCTCAACTGGATCACCATCGTCCTGGCGTTCAGCGCAGTATCGGATTCCAGCGCTGCGGTGCTGCTTCCGTTGTCCGAACACCAATTCGGTCAGACCCCAGTGTGGTTCGCCGTCGTGGTGGTCGGATTCGCGGTAGCGGTGGCCTGCCTGAGTTACTGGCCGCTGCGCAACCTCATCTCCAAACGGCAGCGGATGAACGCGTCCTACAACCGGTATCACCTGGTGAATTCCTACGGTGCCTTCGGCACCGTCGGTCGCACCCGTGACGAGGTGGTCTTGGAGGGAACCTCGGACACCAGCCTGGGCGAGCACACCGTGTGGAAGGAATACGAGTTCAAGGGCAAGCCCGGCGATGTCCGCCGGCGGCCGCGCCAGTTCGCGCCGTATCACCTGCGGCTGGACTGGCTGATGTGGTTCGCGGCCATATCGCCGGCGTATGCCCAGGGCTGGCTGCGCATGCTGCTGACCCGGCTTCTGGAGAACGACCGAGATGCGCTGAAGCTACTGCGTTGCAATCCATTCCCCGACGAGGCGCCCCGATATGTGCGCGCCCGGCTGTACCGGTACGAGTTCAGCACCTGGACGGAACTGCGCCGCGATCACGTCTGGTGGCACCGAATCTCACTGGGCGTGTACGTCCCACCGCAATCGCTTCCGTCGGCCGGGCGCTCATCGGCCGGCGCGCAGTGA
- a CDS encoding cytochrome P450, with product MTVVGARTSPEGAKYPKLPHPPRRVPLLGDVFGLQPDSSMQNALGMAELGPICEFRFLGARYVVVTGADAVNDLNDETRFCKHVGPDIEALRIVAGDGLFTAYNDEPNWHLAHQLLMPAFSQAAMRRYHAVMFDVADELAGDWDRKADRGDTVDVSADTTRVTLETIGRCTAGYSFRCFQSDTVHPFVAHMVSALRGADRFGVMRETFLPAFFFRSYERRLRRDARYLHGLADDIVSARRAQGSSGHDDLLQIMLESDLDAANIRYQLINFLIAGHETTSGALSFALYFLSQHPEVFARARDEVEEVWGDERRPEFEKVAKLRYLRRVLDESLRLQPTVPAYYRAAREDTVLAGIHPMRKGDWALALTSTLHRDPRWGSDPEVFDPDRFTPEQMRTRPGGLYKPFGTGERSCIGRQFALHEAVLMLAVLIRRYDLIADPDYRLQVQERLTVMPSGFQLGLRRR from the coding sequence ATGACCGTCGTGGGCGCGCGGACCTCACCTGAAGGTGCCAAGTATCCGAAACTGCCCCACCCGCCGCGACGCGTGCCCCTGCTCGGTGACGTCTTCGGCCTGCAGCCCGACTCCTCGATGCAGAACGCGCTGGGCATGGCCGAGCTCGGGCCGATCTGCGAATTCCGTTTCCTGGGTGCGCGCTACGTGGTGGTCACCGGCGCCGACGCGGTCAATGATCTCAACGACGAAACCCGCTTCTGCAAGCACGTGGGCCCCGATATCGAGGCCCTGCGGATCGTGGCCGGCGACGGGCTGTTCACCGCGTACAACGACGAACCAAACTGGCATCTGGCCCATCAGCTTCTGATGCCCGCGTTCAGTCAGGCCGCGATGCGTCGCTACCACGCGGTGATGTTCGACGTCGCCGATGAGCTGGCCGGTGATTGGGACCGGAAAGCCGATCGGGGTGACACCGTCGATGTCTCGGCCGACACCACCCGGGTCACCTTGGAGACCATCGGGCGTTGCACGGCCGGGTACTCGTTCCGGTGTTTCCAGAGCGACACGGTGCACCCGTTCGTCGCGCACATGGTGTCGGCGCTCCGGGGCGCCGACCGCTTCGGCGTGATGCGTGAAACTTTCCTGCCCGCCTTCTTCTTCCGGAGCTACGAGCGCCGGCTCCGCCGCGACGCGCGCTATCTGCACGGGCTGGCCGACGATATCGTCTCGGCGCGACGGGCACAGGGATCGAGCGGCCATGACGACCTGCTGCAGATCATGCTGGAGTCCGACCTCGATGCCGCCAACATCCGCTATCAGCTGATCAACTTTCTGATCGCCGGACATGAAACCACTTCCGGTGCATTGTCATTCGCGCTGTACTTCCTGTCGCAACACCCGGAGGTGTTTGCCCGTGCCCGCGATGAGGTCGAGGAGGTGTGGGGCGACGAGCGGCGGCCCGAGTTCGAGAAGGTCGCCAAACTGCGGTATCTCCGGCGGGTTCTCGACGAGTCGCTGCGGTTGCAGCCGACGGTGCCGGCCTACTACCGCGCCGCCCGCGAGGACACCGTGCTCGCCGGAATCCACCCGATGCGCAAGGGCGACTGGGCGCTGGCGCTGACCTCAACCCTGCACCGCGACCCGAGGTGGGGGAGCGACCCAGAGGTATTCGACCCAGACCGGTTCACCCCGGAGCAGATGCGGACCCGCCCCGGCGGCCTGTACAAGCCGTTCGGTACCGGCGAAAGATCCTGTATCGGAAGACAGTTCGCTCTACACGAAGCCGTGTTGATGTTGGCGGTGCTGATCCGACGCTACGATCTGATCGCCGATCCGGACTACCGGTTGCAGGTACAGGAGCGTCTGACCGTGATGCCGTCCGGCTTCCAGCTCGGGTTGCGGCGACGATAG
- a CDS encoding TetR/AcrR family transcriptional regulator: protein MGAESRRRLSPADRRNELLALGAEVFGQRPYDEVRIDEVAERAGVSRALMYHYFPDKRAFFAAVVRAEGERLFEATSTAGEPGQSLFDQLRAGVLAYLRYDEEHPHGAWAAYLGLGRTDPVLRGEDDVDNDRQAERIMGRISDAVSESLDAKVERDLRATVYGWLALTFEMCRQRLKDPSIDAGFVADSCAHALLDAIGRVPGLPAELACAAAPEHR, encoded by the coding sequence GTGGGTGCCGAGTCGAGACGCCGACTGTCCCCCGCCGACAGACGCAACGAGCTGTTGGCGCTGGGAGCCGAGGTGTTCGGCCAGCGACCGTACGACGAGGTCCGCATCGACGAAGTCGCCGAGCGTGCCGGGGTGTCGCGCGCCCTGATGTATCACTACTTCCCCGACAAGCGGGCCTTCTTCGCCGCTGTGGTCCGGGCGGAGGGCGAGAGACTGTTCGAGGCCACCAGCACGGCCGGAGAGCCAGGTCAAAGCCTTTTCGACCAGCTGCGCGCCGGAGTTCTGGCCTACCTGCGCTACGACGAGGAACATCCGCACGGCGCCTGGGCTGCCTACCTGGGTCTGGGCCGTACCGACCCGGTACTGCGGGGCGAGGACGACGTCGACAACGACCGCCAGGCCGAACGGATCATGGGCCGGATCAGCGACGCGGTATCCGAGTCCCTGGATGCGAAGGTCGAGCGCGATCTGCGGGCCACCGTCTACGGCTGGCTGGCTCTGACCTTCGAGATGTGCCGGCAGCGGCTCAAGGACCCCTCGATCGACGCGGGTTTCGTCGCCGACAGTTGCGCCCATGCCCTGCTCGACGCCATCGGCCGGGTCCCGGGACTGCCGGCCGAACTGGCCTGCGCAGCTGCTCCCGAACACCGCTGA
- a CDS encoding ATP-dependent helicase has translation MTTTPAGPLAGFSALTREWFTAAFPAPTAAQSEAWSAIAEGLNTLVIAPTGSGKTLAAFLWAIDELAQLPPGPRAGTTVLYVSPLKALAVDVERNLRTPLTGITRVAERHGVPAPSISVGVRSGDTPPSQRRAMLSKPPDILITTPESLFLMLTSAARETLASVQTVIVDEVHAVAATKRGAHLALSLERLDQMLDKPAQRIGLSATVRPPEEVARFLSGQAPTTIVAPPAGKTFDLSVQVPVPDMAAPNNQSIWPAVEERIVDLIEAHRSSIVFTNSRRLAERLTSRLNEIHAERAGIELSLDHNPQVGGGAPAQLMASGQANGAPPLLARAHHGSVSKEQRAQVEDDLKSGRLRAVVATSSLELGIDMGAVDLVIQVESPPSVASGLQRIGRAGHQVGEISQGVLFPKHRTDLIGCAVTVQRMRSGDIETMHVPANPLDVLAQHTVAAAALEPVDADGWFDAVRRSAPFATLPRSAYEATLDLLSGKYPSTEFAELRPRIVYDRDHGTLTARPGAQRLAVTSGGAIPDRGLFTVYLATDSEKPSRVGELDEEMVYESRPGDVISLGATSWRITEITHDRVLVIPAPGQPARLPFWRGDSVGRPAELGAAVGAFTGELASLGRAEFDERCQAMGFAGFATENLHRLLHDQREATGVVPSDSTFVVERFRDELGDWRVILHSPYGLRVHGPLALAVGRRLRERYGIDEKPTASDDGIIVRLPDSGETPPGADLFVFDADEIEPIVTAEVGGSALFASRFRECAARALLLPRRHPGKRSPLWHQRQRAAQLLDIARKYPDFPIVLETVRECLQDVYDVPALTELMRRVAQRRLRLVEVETATPSPFAASLLFGYVGAFMYEGDSPLAERRAAALALDTVLLSELLGRVELRELLDPAVVASTSAQLQHLTEERAVRDAEAVADLLRMLGPLTEPEIAARATTEVIGGWLDGLHAAKRALPVSYAGQSWWAAVEDIGLLRDGVGAPVPVGVPMAFTESVDDPLGDLIGRYARTHGPFTTTEVATRFGLGLRVTADVLGRMAVDGRLVRGEFVDDLPGDQWCDAEVLRILRRRSLAALRAQVEPVSTAAYGRFLPSWQHVGSSHSSGIDGLVAVIEQLAGVLLPASAVEALVFGQRVRDYQPAMLDELLASGEVMWSGGGQIGSSDGWVAFHLAETAPLTLPTPAEIEFTDTHRAIMETLGHGGAYFFRQLTDQASETELKNALWELIWAGWITGDTFAPMRAMLSGPRRSGTPAHRQRQRPPRLSRYSVARPHSRAADPMVSGRWSTLPGAEPDSTVRSHFQAELLLNRHGVLTKGAASAEGVPGGFATLYKVLTAFEDAGRCQRGYFVESLGGAQFAAASTVDRLRSYLDGVDPQRPEYHAVMLAATDPANPYGAALAWPERGGDADTHRPGRKAGALVALVDGQLAWFLERGGKTLLSFTSDSETQRAAAGALAELVSGGRIPSLLVERINGVGVLDPGVDEDRAAVQDALTGAGFSRTPRGLRLR, from the coding sequence ATGACCACCACGCCGGCCGGTCCGCTGGCCGGGTTCAGTGCGCTGACCCGGGAGTGGTTCACGGCTGCGTTCCCGGCACCGACGGCCGCGCAGTCCGAGGCCTGGTCGGCAATCGCCGAGGGGCTCAATACCCTGGTCATCGCGCCCACCGGATCGGGTAAGACACTGGCGGCATTCCTGTGGGCCATCGACGAGCTGGCGCAGTTGCCGCCGGGTCCCCGCGCCGGGACGACGGTGCTGTACGTGTCGCCGCTCAAGGCGCTGGCCGTCGACGTCGAACGCAACCTGCGCACCCCGCTGACCGGCATCACCCGAGTCGCCGAGCGGCACGGGGTGCCGGCCCCGTCGATCAGCGTCGGCGTCCGCTCCGGTGACACCCCGCCCAGCCAGCGTCGCGCGATGCTGAGCAAGCCCCCCGACATCCTGATCACCACCCCGGAATCGCTGTTCCTGATGCTGACGTCGGCGGCCCGCGAAACCCTTGCCTCGGTTCAGACCGTGATCGTCGACGAGGTTCACGCCGTCGCCGCCACCAAACGCGGTGCGCACCTGGCACTCTCACTGGAACGGCTCGACCAGATGCTGGACAAGCCGGCCCAGCGAATCGGATTGTCGGCGACCGTGCGTCCGCCCGAAGAGGTCGCCCGGTTCTTGTCCGGCCAGGCGCCCACCACGATCGTCGCGCCGCCGGCCGGAAAGACGTTCGACCTCTCGGTGCAGGTCCCCGTGCCCGACATGGCCGCGCCCAACAACCAATCTATTTGGCCCGCGGTCGAGGAACGCATCGTGGATCTGATCGAGGCCCACCGGTCCTCGATCGTGTTCACCAACTCCCGCCGGTTGGCCGAACGGTTGACCTCCCGGCTCAACGAGATTCACGCCGAACGTGCCGGAATCGAGCTCTCGCTCGACCACAACCCGCAGGTCGGCGGTGGTGCACCGGCCCAACTCATGGCAAGCGGTCAGGCCAACGGCGCACCGCCGCTGCTGGCTCGGGCGCACCACGGTTCGGTCAGCAAGGAGCAGCGCGCCCAGGTCGAAGACGACCTCAAGAGTGGCCGGCTGCGCGCCGTGGTGGCAACCTCGAGCCTGGAGTTGGGCATCGACATGGGCGCGGTCGATCTGGTGATCCAGGTCGAGTCGCCACCGTCGGTGGCCAGCGGCCTGCAGCGCATCGGCCGGGCCGGGCACCAGGTCGGCGAGATCTCGCAGGGCGTGCTGTTCCCCAAGCACCGCACCGACCTGATCGGCTGTGCGGTGACGGTGCAGCGCATGCGCTCCGGTGACATCGAGACCATGCACGTCCCCGCCAATCCGCTCGACGTGCTGGCCCAGCACACCGTGGCGGCGGCTGCCCTGGAACCGGTGGACGCCGACGGCTGGTTCGATGCGGTACGGCGGAGCGCGCCCTTCGCCACGTTGCCGCGCAGCGCCTACGAAGCCACCTTGGATCTGTTGTCCGGGAAATATCCGTCCACCGAGTTCGCCGAGTTGCGACCACGCATCGTGTACGACCGCGACCACGGAACACTGACCGCCCGCCCCGGAGCCCAACGCCTGGCGGTCACCTCCGGCGGCGCGATCCCCGACCGCGGGCTGTTCACCGTCTACCTGGCCACCGATTCCGAAAAGCCTTCCCGAGTAGGTGAACTCGACGAGGAGATGGTCTACGAGTCCCGCCCCGGCGACGTCATCTCCCTGGGCGCCACCAGCTGGCGGATCACCGAGATCACCCACGACCGGGTGCTGGTGATCCCGGCGCCGGGGCAGCCGGCCCGGTTGCCGTTCTGGCGCGGCGACAGTGTGGGACGCCCGGCCGAGCTGGGGGCCGCGGTCGGGGCGTTCACCGGCGAGCTCGCCTCCCTCGGCCGCGCCGAGTTCGACGAACGGTGCCAGGCAATGGGTTTCGCCGGGTTCGCGACCGAGAATCTGCACCGGCTACTGCACGATCAGCGTGAGGCCACCGGCGTCGTTCCCAGCGACAGCACGTTCGTGGTGGAACGCTTCCGGGACGAGCTGGGCGACTGGCGGGTGATCCTGCATTCTCCGTACGGCCTGCGGGTTCACGGGCCGCTGGCCCTGGCGGTGGGCCGTCGGCTGCGGGAACGGTACGGCATCGACGAGAAGCCCACAGCGTCGGATGACGGCATCATCGTGCGGCTCCCCGACAGTGGCGAAACCCCACCCGGCGCAGACCTGTTCGTGTTCGACGCCGACGAGATCGAACCCATTGTGACGGCCGAGGTGGGCGGGTCCGCGTTGTTCGCGTCCCGGTTCCGCGAATGCGCCGCGCGCGCCCTGCTGCTGCCACGCCGACACCCTGGCAAGCGGTCCCCGTTGTGGCATCAACGGCAACGCGCCGCGCAACTACTCGACATCGCCCGCAAGTACCCCGACTTCCCGATCGTGCTGGAAACGGTGCGCGAATGTCTGCAGGACGTCTATGACGTCCCAGCCCTGACCGAACTGATGCGCCGGGTCGCTCAACGCCGACTGCGGCTCGTGGAGGTGGAAACCGCCACCCCCTCGCCGTTCGCGGCCTCCCTGTTGTTCGGCTACGTGGGTGCGTTCATGTACGAGGGCGACAGCCCGCTGGCCGAACGTCGCGCCGCCGCGCTGGCGCTGGACACGGTGCTGCTGTCCGAACTGCTCGGCCGGGTGGAACTCCGCGAACTGCTGGATCCGGCGGTGGTCGCCTCGACTTCGGCACAGCTGCAACACCTGACCGAGGAACGGGCCGTGCGCGATGCCGAGGCCGTGGCCGACCTGTTGCGGATGCTGGGTCCCCTCACCGAGCCCGAGATCGCTGCGCGCGCCACCACCGAGGTGATCGGGGGCTGGCTCGACGGGTTGCACGCCGCCAAGCGCGCGCTGCCGGTCTCCTATGCCGGCCAGAGCTGGTGGGCCGCGGTGGAAGACATCGGTCTGCTACGGGACGGGGTCGGCGCGCCGGTCCCGGTCGGGGTGCCGATGGCCTTCACCGAATCCGTCGACGACCCGCTCGGAGACCTGATCGGCCGCTACGCCCGCACGCACGGCCCGTTCACCACCACCGAGGTCGCCACCCGGTTCGGGCTCGGCCTGCGGGTCACCGCAGATGTGTTGGGCCGCATGGCCGTCGACGGCCGGCTGGTGCGCGGCGAGTTTGTTGATGACCTTCCCGGCGACCAGTGGTGCGATGCCGAGGTGCTGCGCATCCTGCGCCGTCGCTCCCTGGCCGCGCTGCGCGCCCAGGTCGAGCCGGTCAGCACTGCGGCCTACGGCCGCTTCCTGCCGTCCTGGCAGCATGTCGGGTCCAGCCACAGCTCGGGTATCGACGGGCTGGTGGCGGTGATCGAACAGCTGGCCGGTGTCCTCCTGCCCGCGTCGGCCGTGGAGGCGCTGGTCTTCGGCCAGCGGGTGCGTGATTACCAGCCGGCCATGCTCGATGAACTGCTGGCGTCGGGCGAAGTGATGTGGTCGGGCGGCGGGCAGATCGGCAGCAGCGACGGCTGGGTGGCGTTCCACCTGGCCGAGACTGCGCCGCTGACCCTGCCCACCCCTGCCGAAATCGAGTTCACCGACACGCACCGGGCCATCATGGAGACACTCGGTCACGGCGGCGCGTACTTCTTCCGCCAACTGACCGATCAGGCCTCCGAAACGGAACTGAAAAATGCTCTGTGGGAACTGATCTGGGCCGGCTGGATCACCGGGGACACGTTCGCCCCGATGCGGGCGATGCTGTCTGGCCCCCGACGGTCGGGGACACCGGCACACCGGCAGCGTCAACGTCCACCCAGGCTCAGCCGTTACAGCGTCGCGCGCCCGCACAGCCGCGCTGCAGATCCAATGGTGTCCGGGCGGTGGTCGACATTGCCTGGTGCTGAACCGGATTCGACCGTCCGCTCACATTTCCAGGCGGAGCTGTTGCTCAACCGGCATGGGGTGCTGACCAAGGGGGCGGCGTCGGCCGAGGGGGTGCCGGGGGGGTTCGCCACGTTGTACAAGGTGTTGACCGCGTTCGAGGATGCCGGCCGCTGCCAGCGGGGTTACTTCGTCGAGTCACTGGGCGGGGCACAGTTCGCGGCGGCCTCGACCGTCGACCGACTGCGCTCCTACCTCGACGGTGTCGATCCGCAGCGGCCCGAGTACCACGCCGTGATGCTCGCCGCGACCGACCCGGCCAACCCTTACGGCGCTGCTCTGGCCTGGCCCGAGCGCGGAGGCGACGCGGACACACACCGGCCCGGCCGCAAGGCGGGTGCCCTCGTGGCGTTGGTCGACGGCCAACTGGCGTGGTTCCTGGAACGCGGCGGCAAGACCCTGCTCAGCTTCACCTCCGATAGCGAGACGCAACGGGCCGCCGCGGGCGCACTGGCCGAACTCGTGAGCGGCGGGCGGATCCCGTCGCTCTTGGTCGAGCGGATCAACGGGGTCGGGGTACTCGATCCCGGTGTCGACGAAGACCGCGCCGCCGTGCAGGATGCGCTGACCGGTGCCGGGTTTTCCCGCACCCCGCGCGGTTTGCGGCTTCGGTAG
- the nei2 gene encoding endonuclease VIII Nei2: protein MPEGDTVFHTATALRDALAGKTLSRCDIRVPRYATVDLAGQVVDDVLSRGKHLFIRVGPASIHAHLKMEGSWRIGWSKVAAHRIRIVLETADSRAIGIDLGVLEVLDRDTDMAAVEHLGPDLLGPDWEPRTAAANLTADPDRPLAPALLDQRVMAGIGNVYCNELCFVFGRLPTSPVSSLTDPLRVAQRARDMLWLNRSRGNRTTTGDTRHGRQLWVYGRAGEPCRRCGALIETDAGGERVAYWCPACQT, encoded by the coding sequence ATGCCCGAAGGTGACACCGTCTTCCATACCGCAACAGCGCTGCGCGACGCGCTGGCGGGTAAGACGTTGTCCCGCTGCGATATCAGGGTGCCCCGCTACGCCACGGTGGATCTGGCCGGGCAGGTGGTCGATGACGTTCTCAGCCGAGGCAAGCACTTGTTCATCCGGGTGGGTCCGGCCAGCATCCACGCCCATCTCAAGATGGAGGGCAGTTGGCGCATCGGGTGGTCCAAAGTCGCAGCGCACCGGATCCGCATCGTGCTGGAGACCGCCGACAGTCGGGCCATCGGGATCGACCTCGGCGTGCTGGAAGTGCTGGACCGCGACACCGACATGGCGGCAGTCGAGCATCTGGGCCCGGACCTGCTCGGCCCGGACTGGGAACCCCGCACCGCGGCAGCCAATCTCACCGCCGATCCGGACCGACCCCTGGCGCCGGCGCTGCTCGATCAGCGGGTCATGGCCGGCATCGGCAATGTGTACTGCAACGAACTGTGTTTCGTGTTCGGTCGGCTGCCCACCTCTCCGGTGAGCTCACTGACCGATCCCCTGCGCGTCGCGCAACGTGCCCGGGACATGCTGTGGCTCAACCGGTCCCGCGGGAATCGCACCACCACCGGCGATACCCGGCATGGACGGCAACTGTGGGTGTACGGCCGCGCCGGTGAGCCCTGCCGCCGCTGCGGGGCACTGATCGAGACCGACGCCGGCGGTGAACGGGTGGCCTATTGGTGCCCGGCGTGCCAGACCTAA